From one Thermanaeromonas sp. C210 genomic stretch:
- a CDS encoding transposase, whose translation MAIIPQQRLFGWREIENLGELERLRLVLEYMPDEELMVELEKERANGRDDYPIRAVWNSVLAGIVYQHPSIESLRRELWRNAQLRELCGFDLTKGEKAVPPSWVYSRFLGKLLKKEEKVEEIFYRLVEELREELPGFGEVAAIDGKALASLSRGRKKEKVGELRPDGRREQDADWGCKVYRGKREDGSQWEKVVKWFGFRLHLIVDALYELPLGFKVTKASASEVKEAPKLLERVKEKAPGTFERIKYLTADKAYDSTELIIELWEEYQIKPVIDIRNQWKDGEETKLIAGQESVVYDYKGKVYCYCPETGIKREMAYGGFEKDRETLKYRCPARHYGLRCKGIDKCPVKSSIRIPLKEDRRVFTPLARSSYRWEELYKKRTAVERVNSRLDQSFGFEQHFIRGLKKMSLTCALALAVMLAMALGRIREKKGENLRSLVKAA comes from the coding sequence ATGGCTATTATACCACAACAGAGGCTTTTTGGGTGGAGGGAAATCGAAAATTTAGGGGAGCTCGAACGACTTAGGCTAGTACTTGAATACATGCCGGACGAAGAATTGATGGTGGAACTGGAGAAGGAACGGGCGAATGGGCGGGATGACTATCCCATAAGGGCCGTATGGAACTCTGTACTGGCAGGGATAGTATACCAACATCCTTCGATAGAAAGTTTAAGGCGGGAACTTTGGCGTAATGCCCAATTACGAGAGCTATGCGGATTTGACCTAACGAAGGGAGAAAAAGCCGTACCGCCGTCATGGGTATACAGCCGGTTTTTGGGGAAACTGCTTAAGAAAGAAGAGAAGGTCGAAGAAATATTTTACCGGCTGGTAGAGGAGCTAAGGGAGGAACTACCGGGTTTTGGAGAAGTAGCGGCCATAGACGGCAAAGCCTTGGCGAGCTTAAGTCGTGGGAGGAAGAAGGAAAAAGTGGGGGAGCTTAGACCTGACGGTCGGCGGGAACAAGATGCAGACTGGGGGTGTAAGGTTTACCGGGGTAAGAGGGAAGACGGCAGCCAGTGGGAAAAAGTAGTGAAATGGTTTGGATTTCGGCTGCACCTAATAGTAGATGCCCTATACGAACTGCCTCTAGGGTTTAAAGTTACCAAGGCGTCGGCGAGCGAAGTAAAAGAGGCGCCCAAGCTTCTGGAGAGGGTAAAAGAGAAGGCACCGGGGACCTTTGAAAGGATTAAATATCTTACAGCAGACAAGGCCTACGACTCCACAGAACTAATCATCGAGCTATGGGAAGAGTATCAAATAAAGCCGGTCATAGACATAAGGAACCAATGGAAAGACGGGGAAGAAACTAAACTAATAGCGGGGCAGGAGAGCGTAGTATACGACTATAAGGGGAAAGTATACTGTTACTGTCCGGAGACGGGGATAAAGAGGGAGATGGCCTATGGAGGATTTGAGAAGGACCGGGAAACATTAAAATACCGCTGTCCGGCCAGGCATTATGGGTTAAGATGCAAGGGAATAGATAAATGTCCGGTTAAGAGCAGTATTCGGATACCCCTTAAGGAAGACCGGAGGGTGTTCACGCCGCTAGCACGTTCCAGCTACCGCTGGGAGGAACTTTACAAGAAGCGTACAGCGGTGGAGCGAGTAAACAGCCGATTAGACCAGAGTTTTGGTTTTGAGCAACACTTTATTCGAGGATTAAAGAAGATGAGTTTAACATGCGCTCTAGCGTTAGCGGTGATGCTGGCCATGGCGCTAGGGAGGATACGAGAAAAGAAAGGAGAAAACCTACGCAGTTTAGTAAAGGCAGCCTAA
- a CDS encoding RrF2 family transcriptional regulator: protein MPLNQATDYALRAVLYLAKLEPGTIAEAQMIASSEEIPMRFLLKIMRSLVQAGIVQSYRGIKGGFSLARPAREITLLDVVEAVEGPISINRCLLDPGYCNKHGAPYCPVHRALASVQDAMRRELERYNFAELAGKSE from the coding sequence ATGCCCTTAAACCAAGCCACTGATTACGCTTTGCGCGCCGTCCTGTACCTGGCCAAATTGGAACCAGGCACCATTGCTGAAGCCCAGATGATTGCTTCCTCCGAAGAGATCCCCATGCGCTTCTTGCTTAAAATCATGCGTTCCCTGGTTCAGGCCGGGATAGTGCAATCCTACCGCGGCATTAAAGGCGGTTTTTCCCTTGCCCGGCCGGCCCGGGAAATTACCCTGCTGGATGTCGTCGAAGCTGTAGAAGGACCAATCAGCATTAACCGCTGCCTTCTTGATCCCGGGTATTGTAATAAACACGGCGCCCCTTACTGCCCGGTCCACCGAGCCCTGGCTTCAGTCCAGGATGCCATGCGCCGGGAGCTGGAGCGTTACAACTTCGCCGAGCTGGCCGGAAAAAGCGAGTAA